A region from the Poecilia reticulata strain Guanapo linkage group LG12, Guppy_female_1.0+MT, whole genome shotgun sequence genome encodes:
- the ankrd34ba gene encoding ankyrin repeat domain-containing protein 34B gives MEAKVCNLSIAVDSGNPLLKAVFLRRLRLTRLLLEGGAYINESDSQGQTPLMVACRTKHTDSQCASRVKMIQFLLERGADPNIQDKKGRSALMHTCRDQAGPEVVSLLLASGADISLEDRSGISALVYAVVAGDWNVLKLLLDACKAKGKEVIIITTDKFPNRNLAAKQYLSMPVADPVDETDPITAAAPVSPSEIQLITSPQCTSSSLCPPKQVFSFKEGQICGASSHPCSPSRFRGLGQATPGGLQQPLQRLNSEPWLKISTSLLAEPRQSTFNLTKDISFTVPNLERDSSNSPKGFRHYGRLTKDRRIEDGKIDCSEHEGDVISLSGLLSSHSASHPNLHSETRGTDPAAGSSALCSGSNLGATFHGLASSSLNRVIQTHKLSADIYGSDPQLAVDLQSLSEEQRDKAPLDGKKLAPLRCSTTMGSRDSLKGYSKRGFSLYERRGSGTFLLDHNHQARPRSLPPLTKNPNVNVAINGLGNGSGFSEKELGQKGFLPCAPPGQPKELTRRMLLRRHSMQTEQFKSSV, from the coding sequence ATGGAGGCAAAAGTCTGCAATCTGAGCATAGCAGTGGATTCAGGTAATCCATTGCTAAAAGCAGTTTTCCTCAGACGACTGAGGCTTACAAGGCTGCTTTTAGAGGGCGGTGCGTACATCAATGAGAGTGACAGCCAAGGCCAGACGCCCTTAATGGTGGCTTGTCGGACCAAGCATACCGACTCCCAGTGCGCCAGTCGGGTTAAGATGATCCAGTTTCTCCTGGAGAGAGGAGCCGATCCAAACATTCAGGATAAGAAAGGACGCTCTGCGTTGATGCATACCTGCCGGGATCAGGCCGGTCCCGAGGTGGTGTCTTTGCTCCTGGCCAGCGGAGCCGACATCAGCTTAGAGGACCGGTCCGGAATTTCGGCGTTGGTCTACGCGGTCGTGGCCGGAGACTGGAATGTACTGAAGCTTTTGCTCGACGCATGCAAGGCAAAGGGGAAGGAGGTGATCATCATAACCACTGACAAGTTTCCAAACAGAAACCTGGCAGCCAAGCAGTACCTCAGCATGCCTGTCGCCGATCCCGTCGACGAGACCGATCCGattacagcagcagctcctgtgtCTCCCTCTGAAATTCAGCTGATCACCTCCCCGCAGTGCACGTCCTCCTCTTTATGTCCCCCCAAGCAAgtgttttcctttaaagaaGGACAGATCTGCGGTGCCAGCTCCCATCCGTGTTCGCCGTCTCGGTTTCGAGGACTTGGACAAGCGACGCCCGGCGGACTACAGCAACCTCTGCAGAGACTGAACTCTGAGCCTTGGTTAAAGATCTCAACGTCTCTGCTTGCTGAACCACGCCAGTCAACTTTTAACCTGACTAAAGATATTTCCTTCACAGTCCCCAACCTGGAGAGGGACAGCAGCAATAGCCCCAAAGGTTTCAGACATTATGGAAGATTAACAAAGGATAGAAGAATAGAAGATGGCAAGATTGACTGCAGTGAACATGAAGGAGACGTGATTTCTTTATCAGGTCTGCTTTCGTCCCACTCTGCCTCTCACCCCAACCTGCACTCTGAAACTCGTGGAACAGACCCAGCCGCCGGCTCTTCAGCTCTTTGTAGTGGCAGCAACCTTGGTGCGACCTTTCACGGCTTGGCCTCATCGAGCCTTAATCGTGTCATACAGACACACAAGCTGAGCGCAGACATCTACGGCTCCGACCCACAGCTAGCTGTGGATCTTCAAAGTCTCTCTGAAGAACAGAGAGACAAAGCCCCGTTAGATGGCAAGAAACTGGCGCCGCTGCGTTGCTCGACCACGATGGGTTCCAGAGACTCCCTGAAAGGCTACAGCAAGAGAGGGTTCTCTTTGTATGAGCGCAGGGGCTCCGGGACGTTCCTGCTGGACCACAACCATCAGGCCAGGCCTAGATCTCTGCCACCGCTGACCAAAAACCCCAATGTCAACGTTGCTATTAACGGTTTGGGCAATGGAAGCGGTTTCTCCGAAAAAGAGCTCGGTCAGAAGGGTTTCCTGCCCTGCGCCCCGCCTGGACAACCGAAGGAACTGACCCGGAGGATGCTGTTGAGGAGACACTCGATGCAGACCGAACAGTTCAAAAGCTCGGTCTGA